Proteins from one Mesoplasma sp. JKS002658 genomic window:
- a CDS encoding HPr family phosphocarrier protein encodes MAQKFNATIVDKVGLHARPASQLAKEASKYEADIKISVDGKNGNLKSIMNVMAMAIKSGQEVVIEADGPDEEQALAGIKKVMTDTGLIG; translated from the coding sequence ATGGCACAAAAATTTAACGCAACAATTGTTGATAAAGTTGGTTTACACGCTCGTCCTGCTTCTCAACTAGCGAAGGAAGCCTCTAAATACGAAGCTGATATCAAAATCAGTGTTGATGGAAAAAATGGTAATTTAAAATCAATCATGAACGTGATGGCTATGGCTATTAAAAGTGGTCAAGAAGTAGTGATTGAAGCTGATGGTCCTGATGAAGAACAAGCATTAGCAGGAATTAAAAAAGTAATGACTGATACTGGGTTAATCGGTTAA
- the asnS gene encoding asparagine--tRNA ligase: MEIKDLYQDLKNEQMVEFIARVRSNRDGKKVSFLVLSDGTTIHDVQVVYKADLKNYHDVSRVRVGSILAVEGVMELTPTRDQPFEIKATNIEILDEAIPDYPLQKKEHSLEFLREIAQLRARTKTFNAIFRIRSLAAFAIHKFFQQENFVYVNTPIITSNDAEGAGEEFGVVTYDQNHKPLITDFFNKKASLTVSGQLNAEAFAQAFKKVYTFGPTFRAESSFTSRHASEFWMIEPEVAFNDLSANIDLIERMLKFVFNDVLINGLAELTFLATVNEPGLVEKIQTLSTSKYVINTYEEVIEILSQAVAEKKVNFENNKISFGLDLGTEHERYLCEVVNQCPTFVINYPKEIKAFYMKLNSDQKTVGAVDLLVPGIGELVGGSQREDDYEQLLNRCEALKINPTDLSWYLDLRRFGYYKSSGFGLGFERLVMYLTGTSNIRDVLPFPRTPKNLLF; the protein is encoded by the coding sequence ATGGAAATTAAAGATTTATATCAAGATTTAAAAAATGAACAAATGGTGGAATTTATTGCTCGTGTTCGTTCGAATCGAGATGGAAAAAAAGTTTCGTTTTTAGTGTTAAGTGATGGTACAACAATTCATGATGTCCAAGTAGTTTATAAAGCTGATTTAAAAAATTATCATGATGTAAGTAGAGTTCGGGTAGGATCAATTTTAGCAGTTGAGGGAGTAATGGAACTGACCCCCACTAGAGACCAACCCTTTGAAATTAAGGCAACAAATATTGAAATTCTTGATGAAGCAATTCCTGACTATCCGTTACAAAAAAAAGAACATTCTTTGGAATTTTTACGTGAAATTGCTCAATTAAGAGCTCGTACAAAAACTTTTAACGCTATTTTTAGAATCCGAAGTTTAGCTGCTTTTGCAATTCACAAGTTCTTTCAACAAGAAAACTTTGTTTATGTTAATACCCCGATTATTACTTCAAATGATGCTGAGGGTGCTGGTGAAGAGTTCGGGGTTGTGACTTATGATCAAAATCACAAACCTTTAATAACTGATTTCTTCAATAAGAAAGCTTCATTGACAGTTTCAGGACAATTGAATGCTGAAGCATTTGCTCAGGCATTTAAAAAGGTTTACACTTTTGGACCAACCTTTCGTGCTGAAAGTTCGTTCACTTCTCGTCATGCTAGTGAGTTTTGAATGATTGAACCAGAGGTTGCTTTTAATGATTTATCAGCCAACATTGATTTAATTGAACGAATGCTGAAGTTTGTCTTTAATGATGTTTTAATCAACGGTTTGGCTGAGCTGACTTTTTTAGCAACAGTTAATGAACCAGGATTGGTGGAGAAAATTCAAACCTTATCGACAAGTAAGTATGTGATAAATACTTATGAAGAAGTGATTGAAATTTTAAGTCAAGCGGTTGCTGAAAAAAAGGTTAACTTTGAAAACAACAAGATTAGTTTTGGCTTGGATTTGGGAACCGAACACGAACGTTACTTGTGTGAAGTTGTGAACCAATGTCCTACTTTTGTAATTAATTACCCTAAAGAAATTAAGGCTTTCTATATGAAGTTAAATTCTGATCAAAAAACTGTTGGAGCAGTTGATTTGCTTGTCCCAGGAATTGGTGAGTTAGTGGGTGGATCGCAACGAGAAGATGATTATGAGCAATTATTAAACAGGTGTGAAGCATTAAAGATTAATCCTACTGATTTATCATGATATTTAGATTTACGTCGGTTTGGTTATTATAAATCATCAGGTTTTGGTTTAGGATTTGAACGCTTGGTTATGTATTTGACTGGGACTAGTAACATTCGTGATGTTTTACCTTTCCCTCGAACACCAAAAAACTTATTGTTCTAG
- a CDS encoding RDD family protein, with product MSNEIKSTSYELSCEVKPEQKPSLYQLANVYRVFFARVFDIVISAIPGFVLVAVLKDRVVGNWIGATINLSVGLGMMVLYFVILPTAFHGNTFGKLIFKIRLKHKGENQTVRFYMLLVREAFFMLIPWVVALIFFIVALVIITVHSPDNRDQEGSANSGAYLIYQLGYLFYFLWFFFLCLTIKVQPLHQSGLDIKFNLYVVNKEPLNQVHQEYKNTTLKRDDAHIALSELPANFDMKTLAELTSSPQKEHEKIISLSDLDRLDSTKTPHLKQKKSVKLIYNDKENEKEWGK from the coding sequence ATGAGTAATGAAATAAAGTCAACAAGTTATGAACTTTCTTGCGAAGTTAAACCAGAACAAAAGCCTTCTTTATACCAGTTAGCCAACGTTTATCGGGTTTTTTTTGCTCGGGTTTTTGATATTGTTATTTCTGCGATTCCAGGATTTGTTTTAGTAGCGGTTCTAAAAGATCGGGTAGTTGGTAATTGAATTGGAGCAACAATTAATCTTAGTGTTGGGTTAGGGATGATGGTTTTGTACTTTGTGATTTTACCTACTGCTTTTCACGGTAACACTTTTGGTAAACTAATTTTTAAAATTCGCTTAAAACATAAGGGAGAAAACCAAACAGTTCGTTTTTACATGCTTTTAGTGCGAGAAGCGTTTTTCATGTTGATTCCTTGAGTGGTGGCGTTAATTTTTTTTATTGTTGCTTTAGTAATAATTACTGTCCATTCTCCTGATAATCGTGACCAAGAAGGAAGTGCTAATTCTGGAGCTTATCTAATCTATCAGTTAGGGTATTTGTTCTATTTTCTTTGGTTCTTCTTTTTGTGTTTAACAATCAAGGTTCAACCCTTGCACCAAAGTGGTCTTGACATTAAGTTTAATTTATATGTGGTCAATAAAGAACCATTAAACCAAGTCCATCAAGAATATAAAAACACAACTTTAAAAAGAGATGATGCCCACATTGCTTTAAGTGAATTGCCTGCTAATTTTGATATGAAAACTTTAGCAGAATTAACCTCTTCGCCCCAAAAAGAACATGAGAAAATTATTTCGTTAAGTGATTTAGATCGACTTGATTCGACCAAAACCCCTCACTTGAAGCAGAAAAAGTCTGTCAAATTAATTTACAATGACAAAGAGAATGAGAAAGAATGAGGAAAATAG
- a CDS encoding alpha/beta hydrolase → MIELKKNIAKSRALNRFIHKLYVDNSIPFKYNNKFQNTSVAKMNKLMIKFFHQPEMVISKENNIIPFRFYTTDQMILNGVQYISDPNTNKWVISTHDFGQNKYWSLFFAKPFIELGYNVLSFDFRNHGDNKGLDPVTLGTLETIDLKSAVEWLVENKHPECIGLMGVGLGSYVINNLFIEDNQLFKNAQVKFAVCESTYNSVESLIISQWRKWRYIYRDSFVRWTAKRVRKIIAAAEKEELVDFKNNNLLVKLREKTELDYVPFFYTNSSINNLVPAKDSYELTISRGEFFDQKENLDKIVIYDFSQSRLIFKDHFKKNLREIIDFENQVVGDDQNSQKTIERLVLTDEDIKNSGEESNELTTFAN, encoded by the coding sequence ATGATTGAACTTAAAAAAAACATTGCCAAGTCACGAGCTTTAAATCGATTTATTCACAAACTTTATGTGGATAACAGTATTCCGTTTAAATACAACAATAAGTTTCAAAATACTTCGGTTGCGAAGATGAATAAACTGATGATCAAGTTTTTTCACCAACCAGAAATGGTTATTTCTAAGGAAAATAACATTATTCCCTTTCGGTTTTACACCACTGATCAAATGATTTTAAATGGGGTGCAATATATTAGTGACCCAAATACCAATAAATGGGTTATTAGTACTCACGATTTTGGTCAAAATAAGTACTGGTCATTGTTTTTTGCCAAACCTTTTATCGAACTTGGTTATAATGTTCTTTCTTTTGATTTTCGCAATCACGGCGATAATAAGGGTTTAGATCCAGTAACTTTGGGGACTTTAGAAACCATTGATTTAAAATCAGCAGTGGAATGACTTGTGGAAAATAAACACCCTGAATGCATCGGGTTGATGGGGGTAGGTCTAGGAAGTTATGTGATTAATAATTTATTTATCGAAGATAACCAGTTATTTAAAAATGCCCAAGTTAAGTTTGCTGTGTGTGAATCAACTTATAATTCAGTAGAAAGTTTAATCATTAGTCAATGACGAAAATGACGTTATATTTATCGAGACTCGTTTGTGCGATGAACTGCTAAAAGAGTTAGAAAAATCATTGCTGCTGCAGAAAAAGAAGAGTTAGTTGATTTTAAAAATAATAATTTACTTGTAAAATTAAGGGAGAAAACAGAGTTAGACTATGTTCCGTTTTTTTATACCAATTCTTCAATCAACAACTTAGTACCAGCTAAAGATTCATATGAATTAACCATTAGTCGGGGAGAATTTTTTGATCAAAAAGAAAACCTTGATAAAATCGTCATCTATGACTTTTCTCAATCCCGTTTAATTTTTAAAGATCACTTTAAGAAGAACTTGAGAGAAATTATTGACTTTGAAAATCAGGTTGTAGGAGATGATCAGAATAGTCAAAAAACCATTGAACGGTTAGTCTTAACTGATGAAGATATTAAAAATAGTGGTGAAGAGAGCAATGAATTGACAACGTTTGCCAATTAA
- a CDS encoding CPBP family intramembrane glutamic endopeptidase: MKSFFNTGFNNYLKPFLAKLQLPLRKVNQDYSYRFYLYSWKTEGMIFLTTALLIPFLFLFIFRFALKMSTDASVIGNSYLQLIYWAITLVSSTVGFYQFYQRDKQLFLRSGTFVFYCFIIVPNLISFVIILIASLAGVDNNSPIAPFLTIWTQILAEVLVLYLAFHYTTNLKNRILTTLKENWVMVLIVVIISAAVFFGLVQGAYQAIFKNTPLSLNNQSNNQQGLEDGLETGRPLVYRIFYAFSLFVLTILVAPLCEEIATRNAWFAGVGNKTLGLITTALFFGILHTQTGDVEHILNYVLAGLILGSIFLISRGNVTYNWLTHATYNLIVLIVMFSQKF; encoded by the coding sequence ATGAAGTCATTTTTTAATACTGGGTTTAATAATTATCTCAAACCCTTTTTAGCAAAATTACAACTTCCTTTGCGCAAGGTTAATCAAGATTATTCTTATCGGTTTTATCTTTATTCTTGAAAAACTGAAGGAATGATTTTTTTAACCACTGCTTTGTTGATTCCGTTTCTCTTCTTATTTATTTTCCGTTTTGCTTTGAAAATGAGTACTGATGCTTCGGTTATCGGCAACAGTTATTTACAACTAATTTATTGAGCAATCACTTTAGTTTCATCAACAGTTGGTTTTTATCAGTTTTATCAACGTGATAAACAATTATTTTTAAGGTCAGGAACTTTTGTTTTTTATTGTTTTATTATAGTGCCAAACTTGATTTCGTTTGTCATAATCTTAATTGCCTCATTGGCAGGAGTTGATAATAATTCTCCTATTGCTCCGTTTTTAACAATCTGAACTCAAATTCTTGCTGAAGTACTTGTTTTATACTTGGCATTTCATTACACTACTAATCTAAAAAACCGAATTCTAACTACTTTAAAAGAAAATTGGGTGATGGTTTTAATTGTTGTGATTATTAGTGCAGCAGTATTTTTTGGTTTAGTTCAGGGTGCTTATCAAGCAATTTTTAAAAATACCCCCTTGTCCCTTAATAACCAATCGAATAATCAGCAAGGTTTAGAAGATGGACTTGAAACTGGACGCCCTCTTGTCTACCGGATTTTTTATGCATTTTCTCTCTTTGTTTTGACGATTCTTGTGGCACCTTTATGTGAAGAAATTGCGACAAGAAACGCATGGTTTGCAGGAGTTGGAAACAAAACCTTAGGTTTAATCACTACCGCGTTGTTTTTTGGGATTCTTCATACCCAAACTGGGGATGTTGAGCACATTTTAAACTATGTTTTAGCTGGGTTAATTTTGGGGAGTATTTTTCTTATCAGTCGGGGAAATGTAACTTATAATTGGCTAACCCATGCCACTTATAATTTAATTGTCTTGATTGTGATGTTTAGTCAAAAGTTTTAG
- a CDS encoding MurR/RpiR family transcriptional regulator, translating into MRSFFSRLAMLDEDKLTPREERLVEYVQGNLQHIVKNEMKIERLAQEAGTGYSAIYGLLTKLNLRGYRDFIMALSDDAINIENDLVQNDEQVTSNLINLIKQNYTITDRKEIHQTLTLIHESERVFLVAWEPSLLEVVQELENFLVLHSQNVYFLFNQFSMIENRIRNTKKGDLFIFYTFYSNNDLLVKLIKKIKTNQANIVLISSRLADPNISKYVDSIHTLITTANHLEKEKLYISKTIPFLYFNDLLIYHYTNSKRYK; encoded by the coding sequence ATGAGATCGTTTTTTAGTAGGTTAGCCATGCTTGATGAAGATAAATTGACCCCAAGAGAAGAACGTTTGGTAGAGTATGTCCAAGGCAATCTTCAACACATTGTGAAAAACGAAATGAAAATTGAACGTTTAGCTCAAGAAGCTGGGACTGGATATAGTGCGATTTATGGTTTATTAACAAAGTTAAATTTACGTGGTTATCGTGATTTTATTATGGCGTTGAGTGATGATGCCATTAATATTGAAAATGACTTGGTTCAAAATGATGAACAAGTCACCAGTAATTTGATTAACTTAATTAAGCAAAACTATACGATTACTGATCGCAAAGAAATTCACCAAACCTTAACTTTGATTCACGAATCAGAACGAGTGTTTTTGGTTGCTTGAGAACCTTCCTTGTTAGAAGTGGTGCAAGAGTTAGAAAACTTTTTAGTGCTTCATAGTCAAAACGTCTATTTTTTATTTAATCAATTTTCAATGATTGAAAACCGGATTCGCAACACAAAAAAAGGTGATTTATTTATCTTTTATACTTTTTATAGTAATAATGATTTGTTAGTAAAACTGATTAAAAAAATTAAAACTAACCAAGCCAACATTGTGTTAATTTCATCAAGATTAGCTGATCCTAATATTAGTAAATATGTTGATTCGATTCATACTTTAATTACAACTGCTAATCATTTGGAAAAAGAAAAGTTATATATTTCTAAAACCATTCCTTTTTTATACTTCAACGATTTGTTAATTTATCACTATACTAATTCAAAACGTTATAAATAG
- a CDS encoding ATP-dependent helicase — MIDFNQELEHLNSHQLAAVVYNDGPLRIIAGAGSGKTRVITMKIAYLVNNLNIPSWRILALTFTNKAAKEMRNRVEVILGNDQRINPFIATFHSFCYRVLREDGEVIGLKNPFSIIDTADQRTLIRRTIKDLGIDQKNYPRAENAALEMIEAWKTNFMDAAEAQKTSVDEQEKDFSLVYQVYEKYLQENNYVDFNDLQLKTYQLFTTDEQTRQKWADRFDHVLVDEFQDTNELQFSLIKMLRKTNPGLTVVGDPDQTIYTWRGARVEIILDFEKNFPKAKTIILDRNYRSTKQILDLANDFIDNNFNREKKDIYTDVTGVTVTVHEVTTQNSEAEYVAKTIKKLMKEKQYEYSDFFVLYRMNAWSREFEHVFDNNHLPYQLIGGIKFRDRKVIKDAVAYLKAVALNDNISVERILRATPKIGEVTISKLINYATVNDMSIFTLLTVHDQEAAQISKHLIGISDLLSKGQAKFQENLPVDELLRFLLIQSGYESRVKTLAKNDEDIENLNAFYDQLKHFHDQFDPQFYNETNQTLAFLQEEALGSDDESGVANKVTLLTIHAAKGLENKVVFVTGNSSGIFPSNRTIGNPAALEEERRAMYVGMTRAKERLYLTYVNGEYSFITNRSLEPSRFIKELNPDLYELEQPLSLPLTNAYSRTFSQSDNKSRTNSQVANSNSDLLKVGDVIEHVMFGQGVVVKIVNNNQYQIAFNNPSYGIKIIPINSVAIKKVV; from the coding sequence ATGATTGATTTTAACCAAGAATTGGAGCACTTGAATTCTCACCAATTAGCAGCAGTGGTTTATAATGATGGACCGTTGCGAATAATTGCAGGAGCAGGTTCGGGGAAAACTCGGGTAATTACAATGAAGATTGCCTATTTGGTTAATAATCTTAACATTCCTAGCTGGAGAATTTTAGCTTTAACTTTCACAAACAAAGCTGCTAAAGAAATGCGCAATCGGGTGGAAGTAATTTTGGGCAATGACCAAAGAATTAATCCTTTTATTGCAACATTTCACTCTTTTTGTTACCGAGTATTACGTGAAGATGGAGAAGTAATTGGGTTAAAGAATCCTTTTTCGATTATTGATACTGCTGATCAACGTACGCTAATTCGGAGAACTATTAAAGATTTGGGTATTGATCAAAAGAATTATCCTCGCGCAGAAAATGCTGCTTTAGAAATGATTGAAGCTTGAAAAACTAACTTTATGGATGCTGCTGAAGCACAAAAAACTTCAGTTGATGAGCAAGAAAAAGATTTTAGTTTAGTCTACCAAGTTTATGAAAAGTATTTACAAGAAAATAATTATGTTGATTTTAATGATTTGCAACTAAAGACGTATCAGCTATTTACCACTGATGAACAAACCAGACAAAAGTGAGCCGATCGGTTTGACCATGTTTTAGTTGATGAATTTCAAGATACTAATGAATTACAATTTTCTCTAATCAAGATGCTAAGAAAAACTAATCCTGGCTTGACTGTGGTTGGCGATCCTGACCAAACCATTTATACATGACGGGGAGCTAGAGTAGAAATTATTTTAGACTTTGAAAAGAATTTTCCCAAAGCCAAGACGATTATTTTAGATCGTAACTACCGCTCTACTAAACAAATTTTAGATTTAGCCAATGATTTTATTGATAATAATTTCAACCGAGAAAAAAAAGATATTTATACAGACGTCACGGGAGTAACAGTGACTGTTCATGAAGTAACCACACAAAATAGTGAAGCAGAATATGTTGCTAAAACAATTAAAAAACTGATGAAAGAAAAACAGTATGAATACAGTGATTTCTTTGTTTTATACCGGATGAATGCTTGGTCAAGAGAATTTGAACATGTTTTTGATAATAACCATCTTCCTTACCAGTTAATCGGGGGGATTAAGTTTAGGGATCGTAAGGTGATTAAAGATGCGGTTGCTTATTTAAAGGCGGTGGCTTTGAACGATAATATCTCTGTAGAACGGATCCTACGCGCAACGCCAAAAATTGGTGAAGTAACGATTAGCAAGTTAATTAATTATGCAACAGTTAATGACATGTCAATCTTTACTTTGTTGACTGTTCATGATCAAGAAGCAGCACAAATTAGTAAACATTTAATCGGAATTAGTGACTTGTTAAGTAAAGGGCAAGCCAAATTTCAAGAAAATCTCCCTGTTGATGAATTGCTCCGCTTCTTATTAATTCAATCTGGATATGAATCAAGAGTGAAAACCTTGGCAAAAAATGACGAGGACATCGAAAATTTAAACGCTTTTTATGACCAATTAAAACACTTTCATGACCAGTTTGATCCCCAATTCTATAACGAAACAAACCAAACATTAGCGTTTTTACAAGAAGAAGCTTTGGGAAGTGATGATGAAAGCGGAGTAGCTAATAAAGTTACCTTACTGACGATTCACGCTGCTAAAGGTTTGGAAAATAAAGTTGTCTTTGTCACTGGGAATAGTAGTGGAATTTTCCCTTCTAATCGTACAATTGGTAATCCTGCTGCTTTAGAAGAAGAGCGTCGTGCGATGTATGTGGGTATGACTCGTGCTAAAGAACGATTGTACCTAACTTATGTTAATGGTGAATATTCATTTATTACCAATCGTTCTTTAGAACCTTCGCGTTTTATTAAGGAATTAAATCCAGATTTATACGAACTTGAACAACCACTATCACTACCATTAACAAATGCTTATAGTCGCACTTTTAGTCAATCAGATAATAAAAGTCGCACCAACTCTCAAGTTGCAAATTCAAATTCTGATCTTTTAAAAGTGGGCGATGTAATCGAACATGTGATGTTTGGTCAAGGAGTGGTTGTTAAAATTGTGAATAACAACCAGTACCAAATTGCGTTTAATAATCCAAGCTACGGGATTAAAATTATCCCGATTAATTCTGTCGCAATTAAAAAGGTGGTTTAA
- a CDS encoding pseudouridine synthase: MQEFIIKENDANQSVFNFLKKVYQTTPLSVIYKWFRKKEIKVNNHRINDQKLQLKAGDVVVVYDTNQPLKRTEFKQVDYSLLEVVYSDENILVVNKPFNIEVHSEFNLSLDAMVRSYLVDHHQYDPGQEQSFVVSHVHRLDKLTGGLVIYAKNKPALTQLLSAIKTTIEKQYVLHTAPGFQEFLDAPGYVYYDSEAQKSVFSPKESDARMKPCHTQFKLISQNKDFSVVEASLKTGRKHQIRATLAYYGFPIINDFRYQGKKINNQRMIFLKAYKIIFHGLNEPLLYLNERIIEIDQNFN; encoded by the coding sequence ATGCAAGAATTTATTATTAAAGAAAACGATGCTAATCAGAGTGTCTTCAACTTTTTAAAGAAGGTTTATCAAACTACTCCCTTATCAGTAATCTATAAGTGGTTTAGAAAGAAAGAAATTAAGGTGAATAACCACCGGATTAATGACCAAAAACTCCAGTTGAAGGCGGGTGATGTGGTGGTTGTTTATGACACAAACCAACCCCTAAAAAGAACAGAGTTTAAGCAAGTAGATTATTCTTTATTAGAAGTGGTCTATAGTGATGAAAATATTTTAGTGGTCAATAAACCATTTAATATTGAAGTTCATTCTGAGTTTAACTTATCTTTAGATGCAATGGTGCGAAGTTATTTAGTTGACCATCACCAATACGATCCTGGTCAAGAACAAAGTTTTGTTGTTAGTCATGTCCACCGGTTGGATAAATTAACTGGTGGTTTAGTAATTTATGCTAAAAATAAACCCGCCCTAACCCAGTTGTTAAGTGCTATTAAGACCACCATTGAAAAACAGTATGTTTTACATACTGCTCCAGGTTTTCAAGAGTTTTTAGATGCTCCTGGTTATGTTTATTATGACTCTGAAGCGCAAAAATCAGTTTTTAGTCCTAAAGAAAGTGATGCCCGGATGAAACCGTGCCACACTCAGTTTAAATTAATTAGCCAAAATAAAGATTTTAGTGTCGTCGAAGCTAGTTTAAAAACGGGAAGAAAACACCAAATTCGGGCAACGCTTGCTTATTATGGTTTTCCAATTATTAATGATTTTCGTTATCAAGGAAAGAAGATTAATAACCAAAGAATGATTTTTTTAAAGGCATACAAAATTATTTTTCACGGTTTAAATGAACCATTATTGTATTTAAATGAGAGAATAATAGAAATAGATCAAAACTTTAATTAA
- a CDS encoding glycosyltransferase family 2 protein, producing MLISFVISTTQKEDNRVLKTLTSLDQQTSIDYEVILINDNPSISKEEHDALGALFIKNKRLVLVDNSKPQSDAFNWNLGVSLARGTYVVFVKEGDVLNPSTVETIKKVSQKATNKAVDVIQFQRKLIGLYEVEKTPSVLIEDYLYDLSENKEVFAYVDATIYNKAFRTSLLIDDEIKFKPRVRYDALFLYDVLAKSDSFYNLGANLLTNTVSIPRYSVFDVTNQWPHILNNYRRMGIYKTMRDEITYAQFYNLYANFLGLIKRFKNKTLYKKALIFVRDKYEGRIDLFVRTNPIFKEAKHSQFNGDFENFNSFIKTELKKNR from the coding sequence ATGCTTATTTCTTTTGTTATTTCTACCACTCAAAAAGAGGATAACCGCGTATTAAAAACGTTGACTTCGCTTGATCAACAAACTTCAATTGACTATGAAGTGATTTTGATTAACGATAATCCATCAATTTCTAAAGAGGAACACGATGCGCTAGGAGCGCTTTTTATCAAGAATAAACGTTTAGTTTTGGTTGATAATTCAAAACCCCAAAGCGATGCTTTTAACTGAAATTTAGGAGTAAGTTTAGCTCGAGGAACTTATGTCGTGTTTGTCAAAGAAGGCGATGTCTTGAATCCATCCACAGTAGAAACGATTAAAAAAGTAAGTCAAAAAGCAACTAATAAAGCTGTTGATGTGATTCAATTTCAACGCAAGTTGATTGGGTTATACGAAGTGGAAAAGACTCCTTCAGTTTTAATTGAAGATTATCTTTATGATTTAAGCGAAAATAAAGAGGTTTTTGCTTATGTCGATGCCACAATTTATAATAAAGCTTTTCGCACCAGTTTGTTAATTGATGATGAAATTAAGTTCAAACCTCGAGTTCGTTATGACGCTTTATTTTTATACGATGTTTTAGCCAAAAGTGATAGTTTCTATAATTTAGGAGCCAATCTCTTAACTAATACGGTTTCGATTCCTCGTTATTCAGTTTTTGATGTGACGAACCAATGACCTCACATTTTAAATAATTATCGGCGTATGGGAATTTATAAAACTATGAGAGATGAAATTACTTATGCGCAATTTTATAATCTTTATGCTAACTTCTTGGGCTTGATTAAACGTTTTAAAAACAAAACTTTGTACAAAAAAGCGTTAATTTTTGTTAGAGACAAATACGAAGGACGAATTGATTTATTTGTTCGCACCAACCCAATTTTTAAAGAAGCTAAGCATTCACAATTTAATGGTGACTTTGAAAATTTTAATAGTTTTATTAAAACAGAACTTAAAAAAAATCGTTAA